In Eleutherodactylus coqui strain aEleCoq1 chromosome 4, aEleCoq1.hap1, whole genome shotgun sequence, the following are encoded in one genomic region:
- the COX17 gene encoding cytochrome c oxidase copper chaperone isoform X2 has translation MCRFPSKSSTKSPIMSGLSAASCESTPVSSETPEKKPLKPCCACPETKKVRDACIIEKGEEHCQDLIEAHKDCMRALGFRV, from the exons ATGTGCCGTTTTCCCTCTAAGTCCTCCACAAAAAGTCCCATCATGTCCGGTCTTTCTGCTGCAAGCTGTGAGTCGACCCCTGTGAGCTCTGAGACCCCAGAGAAGAAGCCCCTGAAGCCGTGCTGTGCCTGTCCAGAGACCAAGAAAGTGCGGGATGCCTG CATCATTGAGAAGGGAGAAGAGCACTGCCAGGATCTGATCGAGGCCCACAAGGATTGTATGAGAGCCCTCGGCTTCAGAGTGTGA
- the COX17 gene encoding cytochrome c oxidase copper chaperone isoform X3, translated as MSGLSAASCESTPVSSETPEKKPLKPCCACPETKKVRDACIIEKGEEHCQDLIEAHKDCMRALGFRV; from the exons ATGTCCGGTCTTTCTGCTGCAAGCTGTGAGTCGACCCCTGTGAGCTCTGAGACCCCAGAGAAGAAGCCCCTGAAGCCGTGCTGTGCCTGTCCAGAGACCAAGAAAGTGCGGGATGCCTG CATCATTGAGAAGGGAGAAGAGCACTGCCAGGATCTGATCGAGGCCCACAAGGATTGTATGAGAGCCCTCGGCTTCAGAGTGTGA